In the genome of Propionispora hippei DSM 15287, the window CGCATATTGACGGATCAAAGCAGTTTCTTTCACCGGAACGGGCCACTGAGGTACAGATGGCGTTGGGGGCCGATATCATTATGGCCTTTGATGAGTGCGTTCCCTATCCGGCTGATCACGACTACGCCAGAAAATCGACCGAGCGGACAACCCGTTGGGCCGAACGCTGCAAAGGCGCCCATACCAGGGCCGATCAGGCGTTGTTTGGAATTGTACAGGGAGGTATGTATAAAGACTTGCGCAGTATGAGTGTCCGCGACCTGGTTTCCCTGGATTTTCCCGGTTATGCCATTGGCGGTCTCAGTGTGGGTGAACCTAAGGACTTGATGTATGAAATGCTGGAGCATACAGTGCCGCTGTTGCCGGTTAATAAACCGCGCTATTTAATGGGCGTGGGGACGCCTGACTGTTTGGTGGAAGGTGTGCTGCACGGAATTGACATGTTCGACTGTGTGTTTCCCACCCGTGTTGCCCGCAATGGGACAGTAATGACCCATCAGGGACGCCTGGTTGTGAAGAATGCGGAATACACCCGGGATTTCAGACCGATCGATTCCGATTGCGGCTGCTATACGTGCCGCAATTTTTCACGGGCCTATATCCGCCACTTACTGAAAACCGAAGAAATATTCGGCCTGCGGCTGACAACCATTCATAACCTGTATTTTCTCATTCATTTCATGAAAAAGATGCGACAGGCTATTATTGAAGATCGCTTTTTGGAATTTAGAGCGGAGTTTTGGTCGCAATATCAAAAGTAACAAGGATTTGCCAGTTCTATGTTGAATATATTTGACTGGTACAAAATTTTATAATCAGGAGGTGATTTTTTTGCCGGGAATAACACAGGAAATCATGCAGTATGCTCCGTTGATCGTAATGATCGTTATTTTTTACTTTTTTCTGTACAGACCGCAAAAAAAACGTCAGCAGCAAAGAAATCAGATGCTGGACAGCTTGAAAAAAGGGGACCGGATTGTGACTGTTGGCGGTTTGCATGGCACCATAGTGGCGCTGAATGAACGAGTGGTTACTTTGAAAATTGCCGAAAAGGTGGATGTTACCGTTTCCCGCTCGTCGGTAAACGGGTTACAGAGCGAGCTTAAGAACAACGAAAAATGAGCTGGTGAATGAACTTGGCGAATGATGCAGGCAGCAAAAAGAAGGAATTGCGGCAAAAAATCCTGAGCCTCCGGCGTTCTTTGCCACGGGAGACTATTAGGGCGGAGAGTGAGGCTATTGCCGGGCGGCTGTACAACTGGCCTGAATATGTTCAGGCCAGGACAGTGATGCTTTTTTTGTCCATGCCCGATGAGGTGCAGACCAGGCCATTGATTGAGCATGCCTGGCAGCAAGATAAGACGGTTTGTGTACCCTATCCCGGGGAAGTATATGGTTATATGCAGGCTGCAGTTATACATAATTTTGCAGAGTTGTCAGCAGGAAAATTCGGTATTTTGGTGCCCGACGAAAGGACGCTTTCTTTTGTCGCACCGGAGGAGATCGATTTGGTTATTGTGCCCGGTGTCGCTTTTGATGCCCTGGGCCGGCGGTGTGGCATGGGAGCTGGCTACTATGACCGGTTTTTGCAAAAAACATCTCATGCCGTAACGGCGGGTGTGGCGCTTAGCTGTCAAATGGTTTCGGAAGTGGTCTGTGCTGAGCATGACCAGACTGTTGATTGCATTGTCACCAAGGATCAGCTTATAAAATGCGGTGAAGGCAAGATGTAGCTTTTGAGACATGTTGCCTTCCCTTATTAGGATGATTTAAACATGGAAGTGAAAATTGGCATAGCCAAAACCCATAAATATGCGATGAGTGAATGTGGCGACAGCGTGGAAGTTGCTGAACGGCCCCGCGGCGGAATTTCCGCCATCCTGGCTGACGGCCAGGGCAGCGGCAAGGCCGCAAAACTGACCAGCAGCATGGTAGTCAACAAGGCGGCGGCGCTTATTGCCGAAGGGGCCCGTGACGGTGCGGTAGCCAGGGCTGTACACGATTATCTGTATACCATGAAGGACGGGAAAGTTTCTTCGACCTTAACGGTATTAAGTGTGGATTTGGAAACAGAAACCGTACTGTTTAGCCGTAATTCCAATTGTCCGGTTATCATTAAAAATATATATCATACCGACGTCTATGAGCAGGAAATTAACTCCATTGGTGTGCATAAGCGAATGAAACCGTTAATGCACCAGCTTCCGCTAGAGACAGGGATGATCCTGGTCTCCTACTCTGACGGGATTCAGGCTGCCGGACGTAAAAGGGGCAAAACGATGGATTTTAATTATTTGCTGAAAATCATTGAGGAAAACGAACCGGGTGATGCTTCCTTTATTGCAGAAGCTATTCTGGAGTATGCGCTTCAGCTTGATGATTATCGTCCCGGCGATGATATGACTGTTGTGGTTATGGGAATAACAGACAGTGAAAATGTACACAAAATTCACCGGATGAGTGTCAATTTTCCCTGCTGAGTTTCAGAGTTGTAGGTAATCATGGAAATGATGGACAGTAAGCGGCTTTTTTTGCCAGGCGAAGTAATTTTCTGTGGATATATATAATAGGCTTGTGGCTAAGCATGGCAGAAAAACTGCTGCCGATGCAGTATTTTTAATGATTGAATACAGGTTCTTATATAGGTGGTGTGTAAGATGCGAGTTGTAGTGGTTGGGGTGTGTGCTTCCGGCAAGACAACACTGGTGCAAAATCTTACCAGGATGGGAATCGAAGCTTATAACGCCGCACAGGAACATTCTCAAATAAAACAGTTATGGAAGAAAAAACAACCTGACATACTAGTAATGCTAGATGCCACATTAGCGACGATTCGGATCCGGCGGAAAATTCCCTGGGGTGAGGAACGGCTGATTGCTCAGCGGGAGCGGCTGGCTGACGCCAGGGAGCATGCTGACTTATTTATTGAAACCGATCGTTTAACCAAAGAAGAAGTGGCTCAAGT includes:
- the tgt gene encoding tRNA guanosine(34) transglycosylase Tgt; translated protein: MAVQYELIKRCSKTGARAGRLHTPHGTFDTPIFMPVGTQATVKAMSPHELKEMGAGIILSNTYHLYLRPGHELVAEAGGLHKFMNWDGGILTDSGGFQVFSLGPLRKITEEGVTFRSHIDGSKQFLSPERATEVQMALGADIIMAFDECVPYPADHDYARKSTERTTRWAERCKGAHTRADQALFGIVQGGMYKDLRSMSVRDLVSLDFPGYAIGGLSVGEPKDLMYEMLEHTVPLLPVNKPRYLMGVGTPDCLVEGVLHGIDMFDCVFPTRVARNGTVMTHQGRLVVKNAEYTRDFRPIDSDCGCYTCRNFSRAYIRHLLKTEEIFGLRLTTIHNLYFLIHFMKKMRQAIIEDRFLEFRAEFWSQYQK
- a CDS encoding PP2C family protein-serine/threonine phosphatase codes for the protein MEVKIGIAKTHKYAMSECGDSVEVAERPRGGISAILADGQGSGKAAKLTSSMVVNKAAALIAEGARDGAVARAVHDYLYTMKDGKVSSTLTVLSVDLETETVLFSRNSNCPVIIKNIYHTDVYEQEINSIGVHKRMKPLMHQLPLETGMILVSYSDGIQAAGRKRGKTMDFNYLLKIIEENEPGDASFIAEAILEYALQLDDYRPGDDMTVVVMGITDSENVHKIHRMSVNFPC
- a CDS encoding 5-formyltetrahydrofolate cyclo-ligase, with protein sequence MNLANDAGSKKKELRQKILSLRRSLPRETIRAESEAIAGRLYNWPEYVQARTVMLFLSMPDEVQTRPLIEHAWQQDKTVCVPYPGEVYGYMQAAVIHNFAELSAGKFGILVPDERTLSFVAPEEIDLVIVPGVAFDALGRRCGMGAGYYDRFLQKTSHAVTAGVALSCQMVSEVVCAEHDQTVDCIVTKDQLIKCGEGKM
- the yajC gene encoding preprotein translocase subunit YajC, giving the protein MIFLPGITQEIMQYAPLIVMIVIFYFFLYRPQKKRQQQRNQMLDSLKKGDRIVTVGGLHGTIVALNERVVTLKIAEKVDVTVSRSSVNGLQSELKNNEK